In Lolium rigidum isolate FL_2022 chromosome 3, APGP_CSIRO_Lrig_0.1, whole genome shotgun sequence, the genomic window CACAAACCCGAGCTCTACATCAAAATTATGCACACGACCTTTATTTATTGCATAATTTTCATTTTTACAGTTTATAAATCACGGATCATTCAAAGTATCAACATGGATTAACGAGCGGAATAGAGCAAACAAAAAACTTCTATGccttcggaaattcaattcggctcccgggtgcgtatgcaccctctaccaaaaaatcatatttcgaaatgtcgaaaaaatttaacaaaaaaaattacatgtacatcttcataatatatgttcgttcgtcaagtttcacgaaaaactaatgttttttatggtctatataaaaaagagaaaacttatcttatgaaaagcattatttttagcactgagttttgtcttttttacacacgtcacatgataagtcattttttttatgaaacaactttgtaagtgtGTAGCACaagaagatttacatgcgaattttttgtttcaatttttttgaaattcaaaatatgtgtaagatgcatttcaaaatagagggagcatatgctcccatgttccaaaacaccactcccgctaTGCCTTAATGTATACTCTGCTGAGAGGCTCAATAAAACCTCAAAGGTATTACACCACTATTCATACCCTTTTAGAGAACTTTGCAACTCTTGACACCTTTTTCTCGTCTATAGAGACCTCTATATTCTTTACTCTTAACCATAGTAATCAACATTGTCTACTACACTTCCTTGGCGTCCACCAGTCTGCTCGCCATGCCCAACCCGATGATCGTTTCATGCCCGCAATCGATGTTGATGTGTCGCCACTTCGCATCCATACCCTTAGAGCAACCCTAACAAAACATCTAAAACACCCCCAATTTCCTTTTTTGTGTGCCCATTTTAGGGGAACGTAGGTGGAAAATCCACCACATCAGTCCCACACAAGATTTTTTGCACCGTAATTTCTCAGAGGATCCTCTACGGATAGGCATGGTGTGGGGGTAAGCTTTCGTAATATCTTCTTGGGCATAAGTGGCAGCAATATGGCAGATAATTTGGTGTGGCTTGTTCATGTCTTTTCACGTTTTATATGTTTCATTTGTTACATTTGGACCCTACTTTATGTttgaactagcaaggtggccctcacaAATGCGATGGCATCATTTTTAGTGTACATAAAGTGTTACTTATTTTTGTTATCTTATATAGATATTTTTTCTCCCTTTTAATTTACCCCATTTGGTGCAAGATACAGAATGTTTTAGGCATGTATAATTTGATTTTGAACATTTAATCTTTACCTTAATTTTCAAGACATGTATAAAAATATTAAAAGTTACTAATTGTATTTTTCTCAGTGAACAAAATAGACGTGGGGCTCCAAGGACACAAAAAAATAAGTGATAGAAAAACTAATCGCACATGTTAGATCAATTATCGTGTGATCGCTAGCTTAGATGAACAGGTCTATGCCTCTCTATAATTTTTGCTTGTCTACATTCTACTATTCCTGTTCATATTGTCGTCACAAAAAGAATGAGCTTGCCTTCAGATTTAGCTAATTAGTGATCAACATGCCATCAAGCATTTGGTTCTATAGTCCTTCGTGGAAGGTAATGTTAGTATCTAATATCTCCTCAAGTGTTTATTTTACCTATAGCTCCTCCTGAATCTTTTATGAAACCTATAAGACTAATCGTCCAAACACTATGATAGGTTAAAAGGAATTTGTCTATTGACCATGATTTTTATTTGGGTTCATGATAGCCATTGAAATATATTAGTAATCATTCGGAAACATGTTTAAATAATCCTTCACATGTACTTGTCATTTGTAGTCCAACTAATAATTAACATGTGCACTTATAAATATTCATCACCTATAGTTTATCTCGGTTTTGTTATGATGAACAATCATGTTTCATTAAGATATAATTATGAAATTACCAGATATGAATCTGTTTATATTGCGCGCCTCCTTTATTTGTTTGGGCCGGGTATTACATCTCTTCTTTTAATCATGTATGCCTCACCAAGGGGGGTTGTCCTTGCATTGGAAAATGGTGGCCATTGCGTAAGTTTTGGAGCTGCAAGATTCTATCTTTAGTAAACGGTGTGTTTTTGTTTGGATACGTTGTGCGCGTGTACATGTACATTACATTTACTGTTGGTAGTCCTATTTGCAGCTCCACCTCCAAATAACTGAGTTCATCAGCCTCTTATTAATTTCTGTTCCAAAAGTACTTTTTTGCGGGTAATTTTTCTGGTATGTGCATGTTATTAGCAATTCGGTAAGCATACACATAGGATTGACCTTCGCTAATTATTCATAGTCTCGGCACCTCGATGTGAATTATCCATTGACGCACCTCTTGGTAATTAACTCAGTTAAACATGTCTGATAACCACGATTATTTTTCCTCGCTTTTCGAAAATACCGCTGGTCAAAATACCGCCTGAGATTCgttaaacaaattttaaattcgtCTAAAAATATTCAAAAATCTTTGAATTTGAGCAAATCATTTGAATACCTATAAATTCCACCCGCTACAATTTTTTCTTGGTGAGAGACGAAATAGCCGGGTTTTCGGCGGGATTTCGCAAATATCGGCCGAGAAAAAGCTCATAACCTCATGCAACCACACCGATTGAGCATATcaacatgcaaaattttattctTGATGGCCTTAATTTTGCCGTCTCTGTTTTCTAGAGTCGAATACCGAGCAAACGTCTATATGAAATATGAAATCTGGACTTACTAATCAATCAACGTACAACCTAATAGAGGTATAAAAAGAACGTACGACCGCCATCCGGCCAGACTGCTTCGGTCAGTTGTACCACTGAACTATGGTTGTGCTTGGAGTGTTTGTGCTAGCCCAATTGCGTCCGTACCGGATATGTTTGGTACGCATACACAGTAACTTTTAGTATCCACCATTAATATTCGTTGTCAACAGAAACTTAACAGTTTAAATTATTTAGTGCATGTGGAAATATTTGTTGTCTTTTGGTTCATGTCTCGCATATAAATTTTAGTCTCCACTATTGATATTCACCGTGAAAAAAAACTTAACGGCTCTGATTATTTAGGCGTGGAAATATATGTTGTCTTTAAATAAATTCTTATGGTGACACCAAATCGTAACcacaatttaaaaaaaaatcatgagcGGCCAGCACATTTTATGGCGTACGTTTCCTTTCTCTAAATAGAGTCCGACATCTACTCAGGCACGTTATTTTTTAGGTGGCATTATTAAAATAATTAGGAGAGTCCATCTTCTTATTTAAAAGGGAAACTATGGCACAACTCCAAACGTGATTAGGAGAGCCCACCTTATTTAAAAAGAAAACTGTGGACACGTCCCCAAACGTGTCAAACGGACGTGCTATACGTTACGTAATTAATAACCTTTCATTAAATCTAACTATTAGAATAATTTAGATGTTATGGTTTAACGTGGTGGCTCTATTTAACATCCGTATAttgtagtatataatagatttaaaatttaaaattttagctTATGGATTTAAAAGACGGTTGAATTTTGTCATGTTAAAATATGAAAACTTTCAATTCCATTGATGCATAATTATTGTTGGAATAGAGTTCATATGCATGTACATACAAGAATTTCTTACGAAATCGGAGCTCAACAGTTTGCAAATCTCAAATAAAAGTGCTGTAAATTGACACAACGGTTCTTTACAGATCCTCCAAATGACCAAAACCTACACACACACCCTGCCTATACTACTATACCACTGAACAATGGAGTGCTACTGTAAACATCCATGAGCCGGCCTCCCTCCTATCTGAACGAACGAGCTTGACCCGCCGCCTAGTTCGCGTCCTTGTGGGCGCGCGGCGGCCGCGCGTGGAGCCGACCTCATCATCTCGAAGCAGGTCAGGCAGTTTCACTGTGTGCCCACTTCATCACCACCCCCACATTCTAAAGCGACGGGATCGATCGATCGCTTTATTGCCTCTCACCTACAACGGCCGGCGTATCCATTCTTTCAATACCACTATCACCACATCATGGGGCTGTCAGTCACTGACATCTACCCCATGGACTACGTACGTCACCTTCACAGTAGCCTTGCTCCTCTCTCGTACTTCACTTCACTCACTTGAGCTGCCCTGCTGCTCAATCGGCCTCCCTTGGCTACGCACGCGCGCGTGGAGCCAAAACACGGcgtgcgcgccaaatcatccgtcGATTTATGTCGCTCAGAAGCAGAGCCTCTTCCtgcacatggcgccgccgccgtgaaCGAACGGCGCCGGCGACTGCGCGAGCAGCTCCGCCACGACGTCCCAGACCAGGTCCTGCAGGATGGCGCGCTCCAGCGCGGCGCCGACCAGGCCGGCCTCCCACCGCTCCTCGCCGGCGCCCTGGCCCCAGACCTCCCCCACGCTCTCCACCATGGCGCGGCTCCGCCCTGAAGCATGGAGGCCCCACCGCCGCCGGTGCCGCCAGCTTTCCGCCTCCGACACCGACGGCGTCCAACGCGGCATTCCCTCCACGGCCGCCACCGGCGCCGGGTGGTGGTACATGGCCACGGCGTGCAGCTCGTTGCAGTATTGCTTGATCTTGCAGTAGTCTCCTGCACAAGTCATAGCCACGCGTGTTACCATGATGATGCATGCTGCATATTTTTTTCACGATAATTCATGACAAAGTTGACGTGGCACGTAAACCCCTGAACTTACAACTTAATTAATCTGGAGAAATGACGAAGATGCAGTATTGCAGAAACTGTATAGTGCGACAGTGCTGTGTGCGTACCCGAGAAAACGAGAGTCCGGGAAGGCTTCACGATCCTGGATCCGAGGGCCTCGTTGCCGCAACTGGGTTTGCTATCTGCTTCGAGATGCGTGCACGGAGACGACCGCTTCCTGCATGGGAACCTCGGCGAGGTGATGGCGTCCAGCACCGAGTCCGGGCTGGGGTACTGCGCCACCTCGGTCCGCGGCatctgctgctgcggcggcgacGCCTCGTCGCGGCCGTCCGTCCATTTTGTGGCGCCCTCGCAACCCTCCCCCGCAGGAGCCGCGGGGACGTCCGACGCGGCGGCCGAGCGCATCTCGGCGGCGCGGACGGCCGCGATGATCCTGCGCAGCGTCTGCAGGTCGTCGTCGCACTTCTCCAGCGCGCCCAGCAGCCTGCGCCGCTTCTCCGCGGCCATctccggcggcgggggaggaggaggacgcgtcgggagcggccgcggccgcggcgtcgtggcgggggaTGGCGGCGCGGACTCCTCCAGACCCATGAGGCGCGcgacgatggccggcggcggcggcctggggcTGTCGCAGCTCACCCGGCGGTACTCCGGCGCGATCGTCGGGCTCCGGGGCGCCTCGCACGAACGCCGCCGCCGGACAGCCGTCGGTGGCTGCAGCAGCGGCTTTGGCTTCGGCTTTGGTGCGGGCTGCGTTGGTGCTGCTGCCGGTTTCTTCATggccggcggtggagacggcggtcgtGAGGAGGCATCTTGCGTGGGCGTGGCGTTCTTGGCGGTGAGGCGCTTCCGGTGGCGGTGGTACGGGGAGAGGAGGCGGACGAGGCCGGCCATGCACCCCATGCTCCGCCGGGGCCCGGTGGcggacgcggaggaggaggaggaccgacaTTGCGCGGACTCCGTCGGCTGCATCGCTTCTTGATCTTGACTCGTCGGTGTCAGTGTCCAGGGCGGGCGAGAAGTAGCGAAACTCGCGTGCTGTGTTAGCGTGGGTGGCATTATAATTGGTGGAGGTCGCGCGCGCAATGACCATGTCACCCCGATACTCGTCGGCAACCGTTGTCACAATACAAAGGACAGTTCCGGTATTTTACAAACGAGCTAAGCTGCACTCTGCTGCAGTAGTAGTGTGGAAGCTAGCTCAGCTCTCCTCAGCCACTTTGCTCGGCAGCAGGCGGCAGCGTGCAGCTGCTAGCTGCTTCGTTGCGGCAGACAGGCAACTTAATTAACCTGAGTACCATCACAGGCAAGTACGATGTGTCACAGGTACAGTTTATCTAGCCTTAAACCAGTGTGGGGATCAACGAATAATGAGCTCAATTATCATCCATCTCGAGGTAGAACAAACAGCTTCGAAATGATAATCTTGTGCGCAGGATTTTGGTCGGTGTATTCTGGGGGTGAGTGGTGCTTGGCGCAGGCGCATCACGTGGTAAAGGGTGTGTAGACAGCAGGTTCAGTAGATCGAGTTTTCCAGCACCATGATGATGAAGCACGCATCTCTGCATTTGTTTTTCCGTTGCTTTAGCTTCAAGTTTACACCTCCGGTAAGTATACTAAAGTCACAAGATACGACCCAGCTCCAGCTGTGCAATATATGGATCCAAACCTAAGGATTTCTCAGGATGCTTGATTATGCAGCAATTTCCTCTTTCTGGTGACTATATATGaaagttgatcagaaaaatacTATTATGGCACATCAGATTAAGCACATCTAGCAGATCTGAATGTAAAACAAATACTATTATGGCACGCGCATAGCAACCTGCAAGTCGCTCCAATAACAACATCACCATTGTTGTTGATGTTGCCCACTGTATTATCCGAGTACCTGGATCTATCGAGAAGCGGACGGACCGGCAAGGGAGGCCTCGAACAACACAGCGCGCCGAGACGCTCTTGAAAATCTCATCGACCATCTCCGGTGTAGGATCTCGACAAACGGGATTTCGAAGGCTTGCTCTCTCGAATGGCCGTCCACGTAGTCGCCGGAatggaaaagactagaaagtagtAGATTAAATGCAGAGAGAGACAAAAGAAAGTGGAGAATGTCTCATGTCTACTGGTATAGTTTGGGAGGAGAGCTAAAGACCGAAAACGACACGTGTTGGAAGACAACACGCGTCGAGTATGCACACGCAAGCCGATACGTACCCAACTTaggtggtgcaccaagcaaaaaaattAATATTCCACAAAACGGGTTTCAAACTTGATTCACGTGACGTGCGCGATACATGACAAGGCAAGCAACTGCGGAGGAGGAGCAGTGTGCGTTAatttattctcttttttttttgcaaaacacagTACAACGTACGCGCTCACAAATACGGACATACACTCACTCCcagcctacccctatgagcacctccgagagactgagCCAAGAAACTGATGTCTGgcggatcttgagattgacgacgCCTCGCTACCGATGGGAACCTCGCCTCTCACTGAAATAATATTTCGTCTTGATGAGACACCAAAGTATCAAACCTTGGGCTTAAACTCTGTTGGGTTGGGGTGCCAGTGCTCTCCTAACCGCCCAACCTCAAGTTGGTTTTCGTGAATTTTATTCTCTTCTTACTCACttagaagaggtagaacaataatTTTTATACTAATTCAACGCTCTCTCAACTGCAATTTTTTTTATCTCCCACCCTCTCAAGATGCCACtaagatgggccttgagattttaaAATCTGTAGGctacatggactaactacttactccctccgtcctcaaataagtggacatctatctctaaacttacccacaaaagagtgtacttctatctTCCCAACGCACTTTAATTGATTCTCTCTCATCgcccggaaatcaaacccaataatattaagcatatatttttcttgttttctacataCAGTTAGCTTATTGGAAAGCGAAATAATTAAAGAGAAGAGATGCATATGTTCCCAATGTATTTGTTACTTCACtttataatttatcttgaaaaccccGCGTGTACACTTTTTTATTGACGGATGGAGTAAGCTGCAACCTATATAATCCAACAAATGATATTACTGTCCTGCTCTCGTAACATTCTAAATTTGTTGTTTGATGCTGCTTAGTTTAATGGTGTGATTGTTTCAGGCCTTTGGCAGTTTGGCTCAGTGAGAGAAGGGAGGCGTGCAGAAGAGGTACGAACGCGGCATGGACATGAAGGCATGCAGTAGCAGCAGCAGTAGCACGGCATGTTAAAGAGCCCCAGAGGAGAGAGGCTGAGGCGAGTCGAATGCATGGTAGGTACATCGGGTGAAAAAGCAAAAGAGGCCATGCATGCAGAAAAGAAAAGGCTCCAGCCTCCAGCTACATCCATTCATCACTCCGAGGTGGAACGGAACGGATCCTAGGCTCTTTGGGAGACACCACCACGTGGCGCCACATTGCCACGCTGTGCAGGCGCAGTAGCTCGATGCACAAGTGTAGTCGACACACCAGTCTACCACTATGCCGGCGCTACTACGAACGAGCGAGCACTGCTGCACTCTGTCTCCGTTGCCGCGGCGCGAGGCGAGATCGC contains:
- the LOC124699920 gene encoding formin-like protein 6, with protein sequence MQPTESAQCRSSSSSASATGPRRSMGCMAGLVRLLSPYHRHRKRLTAKNATPTQDASSRPPSPPPAMKKPAAAPTQPAPKPKPKPLLQPPTAVRRRRSCEAPRSPTIAPEYRRVSCDSPRPPPPAIVARLMGLEESAPPSPATTPRPRPLPTRPPPPPPPEMAAEKRRRLLGALEKCDDDLQTLRRIIAAVRAAEMRSAAASDVPAAPAGEGCEGATKWTDGRDEASPPQQQMPRTEVAQYPSPDSVLDAITSPRFPCRKRSSPCTHLEADSKPSCGNEALGSRIVKPSRTLVFSGDYCKIKQYCNELHAVAMYHHPAPVAAVEGMPRWTPSVSEAESWRHRRRWGLHASGRSRAMVESVGEVWGQGAGEERWEAGLVGAALERAILQDLVWDVVAELLAQSPAPFVHGGGAMCRKRLCF